The proteins below come from a single Chitinophaga pinensis DSM 2588 genomic window:
- a CDS encoding response regulator — protein sequence MQLHNMIFIVDDDPIHQQIANIMIKRQGIGENVRAFSDAQDVLDYLRQYSFQAEQLPDLILLDLNMPVMDGWDFLNDYAGFYKDLAKQIGIFVLTSSIDDKDRKKVDNYSFVKGYLTKPLSSEIITKLQAS from the coding sequence ATGCAATTGCACAACATGATTTTTATCGTAGATGATGATCCTATTCATCAGCAGATCGCGAACATAATGATCAAACGACAGGGTATTGGAGAGAATGTGAGGGCCTTTTCCGATGCGCAGGACGTGCTGGATTATCTACGTCAATATTCCTTCCAGGCCGAGCAATTGCCTGATCTGATCTTACTTGATCTTAATATGCCTGTTATGGACGGATGGGATTTCCTCAATGACTACGCCGGTTTTTATAAAGACTTAGCCAAACAGATCGGCATTTTTGTACTGACTTCTTCCATTGATGATAAAGACCGCAAAAAGGTAGATAACTATTCATTCGTGAAAGGCTATCTCACCAAACCTTTATCCAGTGAGATCATTACGAAGTTACAAGCCAGCTGA
- a CDS encoding DUF4878 domain-containing protein: MNNCMTSYLRILTLVLFFGTVLGSCKKSATPQEVALNFMHAIQESNFDLARDYATKESQQVIQLYSFFDARRNDSERDKIKKAGIEVIDTEENGDKATVTVLNSSSQQKERLQLVKENGRWKISLTFESIIPNYLPPASAPLDSTMLPQDSTAPLPTDK, translated from the coding sequence ATGAACAATTGCATGACCAGTTATCTGCGCATTCTCACCTTGGTATTATTTTTCGGTACTGTACTTGGCAGTTGCAAAAAAAGCGCTACTCCGCAGGAAGTTGCACTTAATTTCATGCACGCTATCCAGGAATCGAACTTTGATCTTGCCAGAGATTACGCAACCAAAGAATCGCAACAGGTAATACAGCTCTACTCCTTTTTTGATGCCCGTCGTAACGACTCAGAAAGGGATAAGATAAAAAAAGCCGGTATAGAGGTGATCGATACAGAAGAAAACGGCGACAAAGCAACCGTGACAGTATTGAACTCATCCTCTCAGCAAAAGGAAAGATTGCAATTGGTTAAGGAAAATGGCCGTTGGAAGATATCGCTCACATTTGAAAGTATCATTCCGAATTATCTGCCTCCGGCAAGCGCACCATTAGACTCCACCATGCTTCCACAGGATTCTACGGCTCCGCTCCCTACAGATAAATAA
- the rpe gene encoding ribulose-phosphate 3-epimerase: MALENRNTFIAPSLLASNFLELGKEVEMLNRSEADWLHLDVMDGRFVPNISFGLPVISQLRKATTKTFDVHLMIEEPEKYAEDFKKAGADLLTVHYEACTHLHRNIQQIKSLGMKAGVALNPHTPVHLLENIINDIDLVLIMSVNPGFGGQHFIQRSLDKIRQTREMINHYKAHALIEVDGGITLDNAASILDAGANVLVAGSSVFASKDPEATISALRKA; this comes from the coding sequence GTGGCATTGGAAAACAGAAACACATTTATCGCACCGTCTCTCCTGGCGTCCAATTTCCTGGAGCTGGGTAAAGAAGTTGAGATGTTGAATCGCAGTGAGGCGGATTGGTTGCACCTGGACGTAATGGATGGCAGATTCGTACCGAATATCAGTTTTGGCTTGCCGGTGATCTCACAGCTCAGAAAGGCGACCACAAAGACCTTTGATGTACATCTGATGATTGAAGAGCCGGAGAAATATGCAGAGGATTTTAAGAAAGCGGGCGCTGACCTGCTGACGGTGCACTATGAAGCCTGCACACACTTACACAGGAATATACAACAGATCAAAAGTCTGGGCATGAAAGCAGGTGTGGCATTGAATCCGCATACACCGGTGCATCTGCTGGAGAATATTATCAATGATATCGATCTTGTACTGATCATGAGTGTGAATCCTGGTTTCGGCGGACAACACTTCATTCAGAGAAGCCTGGATAAGATACGCCAGACACGTGAGATGATCAATCACTACAAGGCACATGCGCTGATTGAAGTGGATGGCGGTATTACATTAGATAATGCGGCGAGTATACTGGATGCAGGTGCTAATGTGCTGGTAGCGGGTAGTTCGGTGTTTGCGTCCAAAGATCCGGAAGCAACGATCAGTGCGTTGAGAAAAGCATAA
- a CDS encoding inorganic diphosphatase, translated as MMTTNNPWHSVSTGSEAPNVVNAIIEIPKGCRAKYELDKESGLLKLDRVLYSSVYYPANYGFIPKTYCDDHDPLDILILSQVDVVPMCLMEAKVIGVMQMIDNGEADDKIIAVAANDMSVAHINDISELPPHFTAEIRHFFEEYKRLEHKTVKVADFQNKEVAERIVLESIELYNKTFGDK; from the coding sequence ATGATGACGACGAACAATCCATGGCATAGTGTCAGCACAGGATCAGAAGCGCCAAATGTAGTGAATGCTATTATTGAAATTCCGAAAGGATGTCGCGCTAAATACGAGCTGGACAAAGAAAGCGGCCTGCTGAAACTCGACAGGGTCCTCTATTCTTCTGTTTACTATCCAGCTAACTACGGTTTTATCCCTAAAACCTACTGTGATGACCATGATCCGCTGGATATCCTCATCCTCTCCCAGGTAGATGTGGTTCCAATGTGTCTCATGGAAGCTAAAGTGATCGGCGTTATGCAGATGATCGATAACGGTGAAGCAGATGATAAAATCATCGCGGTAGCTGCTAACGATATGAGCGTTGCCCATATCAACGACATCTCCGAACTGCCTCCTCACTTTACAGCTGAAATCCGTCACTTCTTTGAAGAATACAAGAGACTGGAGCACAAAACTGTAAAAGTGGCTGACTTCCAGAACAAAGAAGTTGCTGAGCGTATCGTCCTGGAAAGCATCGAGCTTTACAACAAGACTTTCGGCGATAAATAA
- a CDS encoding PhoH family protein — protein MTESIISLDSINPIEFFGVNNGKLDLLKKKFPLLKILSRGTQLKLSGAQEEVATAQEKIGQIISYLERNGNLSENYFEQILGDEETVDAFKDRNSNEVLVFGPNGRNVKARTANQKKMVSLADKNDIIFAIGPAGTGKTYTAVALAVRALKNKAVRKIILTRPAVEAGENLGFLPGDLKEKIDPYLRPLYDALDDMIPADKLSYFMTNRVIEIAPLAYMRGRTLDNAFIILDEAQNATELQIKMFLTRIGASAKAIITGDLTQIDLPKNQKSGLEKATRILRNIDGIGYLQLDEEDVVRHRLVKAIIRAYDAAKEKEDH, from the coding sequence TTGACAGAATCAATCATCAGCTTAGATAGTATTAACCCTATCGAGTTCTTCGGAGTAAACAATGGAAAACTTGATCTGCTGAAAAAGAAATTTCCACTGTTAAAGATCCTCTCCCGTGGAACACAACTCAAGCTCTCGGGCGCTCAGGAAGAAGTAGCCACTGCTCAGGAAAAAATCGGACAAATCATTTCTTATCTCGAACGTAACGGTAATCTGAGCGAAAACTATTTTGAACAGATCCTGGGTGATGAAGAAACGGTAGATGCATTCAAGGACCGCAATTCCAATGAGGTCCTGGTATTCGGTCCTAATGGCCGCAATGTAAAAGCCAGAACAGCCAACCAGAAGAAAATGGTATCCCTGGCTGACAAAAATGATATCATTTTTGCCATCGGCCCTGCTGGTACCGGTAAAACTTACACCGCTGTGGCGCTTGCTGTAAGAGCATTAAAAAACAAAGCTGTCAGAAAGATCATCCTGACCCGTCCCGCAGTAGAAGCAGGTGAAAACCTGGGTTTCCTGCCGGGTGACCTGAAGGAGAAGATCGATCCATATCTGCGTCCGCTGTATGACGCACTGGATGACATGATCCCTGCTGACAAACTCAGTTATTTCATGACCAACCGTGTCATTGAGATTGCTCCGCTGGCGTATATGCGCGGACGTACACTCGATAACGCTTTCATCATCCTGGATGAGGCCCAGAACGCCACCGAACTTCAGATCAAAATGTTCCTGACACGTATCGGTGCATCAGCCAAAGCTATTATCACGGGCGACCTTACGCAGATTGACCTGCCTAAAAATCAGAAATCCGGATTGGAAAAAGCGACCCGTATCCTTCGGAATATCGATGGTATCGGCTACCTCCAGCTGGACGAAGAAGACGTAGTAAGACACAGACTGGTGAAGGCTATCATACGTGCGTATGATGCGGCTAAGGAAAAGGAGGACCACTAA
- a CDS encoding sensor histidine kinase: MMNAIMSNALTGVIPALLLDLHGNLLYANQQASGWLQIPEGEFHPAGNITSVHFNDVIGRNAGVYWPMLCHLLNMGRPACVEMYCHTRQWVQWKLSPAGDHFLLSGTDITGRRPAEPASVLNALPFGLQHFAPDGTHRGANELQQQIWEGIDPVLCMPGYNLFEEPVFQETGLCDLFTAVQCNCEPATGEILLGYREQAINGVIRILPAYYEATVFAVSDHQGSIIELVMIMSDITEKQLSRMQLQKSARLLDLIIEHLPIGYIQFDHFGFIRRINQTQREFFQYEYEEGETPFNIMNDPFARLYGLDELFIHVMVHNKMLRVEKQLDFSKDSRWTAQNKEVWLDLTLFPLRDPVDQEQIVVVLVNDITDRKLERQMRNLLQRNTEQLHLFFDAVDMGYATMERDGTLSFVNTKAEEMAGRQVFPGENLFSVLPELGHLSPFRTRFSAALTGTVSQSFSSYFPRRYKWYEFLITHMSDGTVSVFIRDISDSRNMQKDLFRANKQLSKLNRSLVNQNQQLEDFAHITSHNLRAPIANLKALMQMHNDSVLQHEKEQYLGLLQEVILKIDETLNDLVDVVQIRKDVDMEREELIFAERLQHVKDVLFADIEKSGIQLTTNFEHAPSLEFPRLYLDSILQNLITNAIRYRTLEHRPRLHLRSWRENGHTMLTAEDNGLGIDMERFGHKLFGFRKTFHKNKDAKGIGLFITKTQVEAMGGSIRAESTPGRGTKFIITFKTE, translated from the coding sequence ATGATGAATGCCATTATGAGTAACGCGCTGACGGGTGTAATACCGGCGCTGTTACTGGATCTGCACGGTAACCTCTTGTATGCCAATCAGCAGGCGTCGGGGTGGCTGCAGATACCGGAGGGGGAATTTCATCCGGCAGGAAATATTACAAGTGTACATTTTAATGATGTCATCGGAAGGAATGCAGGGGTGTACTGGCCTATGCTTTGTCACCTGCTCAATATGGGCCGTCCGGCCTGTGTGGAGATGTATTGCCATACGCGTCAGTGGGTACAATGGAAGTTAAGTCCGGCAGGAGACCATTTCCTCCTGTCAGGTACTGATATTACCGGAAGACGTCCGGCCGAACCGGCATCGGTATTAAACGCCTTGCCTTTCGGCTTGCAGCACTTTGCACCTGACGGTACCCATCGTGGCGCCAACGAATTGCAGCAGCAGATATGGGAAGGCATCGACCCCGTACTCTGTATGCCAGGTTATAACCTTTTTGAAGAACCGGTCTTCCAGGAAACTGGCCTCTGCGACCTTTTTACCGCTGTACAATGTAATTGCGAGCCTGCTACCGGAGAAATACTGCTTGGTTACCGGGAACAGGCCATCAACGGCGTAATCCGTATCCTACCCGCTTATTACGAAGCAACCGTATTTGCCGTCAGCGACCACCAGGGGAGTATTATCGAACTGGTAATGATCATGAGCGACATTACCGAAAAGCAGCTCTCCCGGATGCAACTCCAGAAAAGTGCCCGCCTGCTGGACCTGATCATTGAACACCTGCCCATCGGCTATATTCAGTTTGACCACTTCGGGTTTATCCGCCGTATCAATCAGACGCAGCGGGAATTCTTCCAGTATGAGTACGAGGAAGGAGAAACCCCTTTTAATATCATGAACGATCCGTTCGCCCGGCTCTACGGACTGGACGAGTTGTTCATACACGTCATGGTGCACAATAAGATGCTCCGCGTCGAAAAGCAACTGGACTTCTCGAAAGACAGTCGCTGGACCGCCCAGAATAAAGAAGTCTGGCTGGATCTTACCCTATTCCCCCTACGGGATCCCGTCGACCAGGAACAGATTGTTGTCGTCCTGGTAAATGATATCACCGACAGGAAACTGGAGCGCCAGATGCGCAACCTGCTGCAGCGCAATACAGAACAATTACACCTGTTTTTCGACGCCGTAGATATGGGATATGCCACTATGGAAAGGGACGGCACATTGTCTTTTGTCAACACCAAGGCGGAAGAAATGGCCGGTCGACAGGTATTCCCCGGAGAGAACCTGTTTAGCGTCCTCCCTGAACTTGGACACCTCAGTCCGTTCAGAACCCGTTTCTCCGCGGCCCTGACTGGCACCGTTTCACAGTCTTTCAGCAGTTATTTTCCCCGCCGCTATAAATGGTACGAGTTCCTGATTACCCACATGAGCGACGGGACCGTTTCCGTCTTTATCCGGGATATCAGCGACAGCCGTAATATGCAGAAGGACCTTTTCCGGGCCAATAAGCAGCTAAGTAAGCTGAACCGGAGTCTGGTCAACCAGAATCAGCAACTGGAAGATTTCGCACATATTACCTCGCACAACCTGCGGGCGCCCATCGCAAACCTGAAAGCACTGATGCAGATGCATAATGATTCAGTGTTGCAACATGAAAAGGAACAGTACCTGGGATTGCTACAGGAAGTGATCTTAAAGATAGACGAAACGCTCAATGATCTGGTGGACGTTGTCCAGATCAGGAAAGATGTGGATATGGAACGGGAAGAGCTTATATTTGCCGAACGTCTTCAACATGTGAAAGACGTTTTGTTTGCGGATATTGAAAAGAGCGGTATACAACTCACGACTAATTTTGAACATGCGCCTTCGCTGGAATTCCCGCGCCTGTACCTGGACAGTATCCTGCAAAACCTGATCACCAATGCCATCCGTTATCGTACCCTTGAACATAGGCCCCGTCTGCACCTGAGAAGCTGGCGTGAAAACGGTCATACTATGCTGACCGCAGAAGATAATGGACTGGGTATCGATATGGAACGTTTCGGACATAAGCTGTTTGGTTTCAGAAAGACGTTTCATAAGAATAAAGACGCGAAAGGTATCGGCCTTTTTATCACCAAAACACAGGTTGAGGCAATGGGTGGGAGCATTCGTGCGGAAAGTACACCAGGCCGGGGAACGAAATTTATTATTACCTTTAAAACAGAATAA